The following are from one region of the Tenacibaculum dicentrarchi genome:
- the rpsU gene encoding 30S ribosomal protein S21 has translation MLIIPIKEGENIDRALKRYKRKFRDVKILRQLRDKKQFNKPSVVKRAQMKKASYVQGLRTKEEVS, from the coding sequence ATGTTAATTATTCCAATTAAAGAGGGAGAGAATATCGATAGAGCGTTAAAACGTTACAAACGAAAGTTTAGAGATGTAAAAATCTTAAGACAACTACGTGATAAAAAACAGTTCAATAAACCGTCTGTTGTTAAACGTGCTCAAATGAAGAAAGCGTCTTACGTTCAAGGACTAAGAACTAAAGAAGAAGTAAGCTAG
- a CDS encoding acyl-CoA dehydrogenase family protein: MNTMYFTEEHESFRESFKSFLQKEVVPHINKWEKDGTVERFIWKKFGEMGYFGLNQPEEYGGLGLDLFYTVIFLEELQKVNSGGFAAAMWAHAYLAMTHLNKEGDARIKKDYLTPSINGDKIGCLCISEPFGGSDVAGMRTTAVKKDDTYVINGSKTFITNGIYSDYLVVAAKTNLQEKHKGMSIFIVDRNTPGVSATKLDKLGWRASDTAEIAFDNVVIPAQNLMGEQGKGFPYIMQHFALERLIMAINAHARAEYAVDYVLQYMSEREAFGKTLDKFQALRHKVAEMASKVDMCREYNYSITKRLNDGVYVVKEASMSKMLSTKMADEVIYDALQLLGGYGYMEEYPLARLLRDSRLGPIGGGTSEILKEIIAKMIIDKKEYKPAT; this comes from the coding sequence ATGAATACTATGTACTTTACAGAAGAACACGAATCTTTTCGTGAAAGTTTTAAAAGCTTTTTACAGAAAGAAGTAGTTCCTCATATAAATAAATGGGAAAAAGATGGAACGGTAGAACGTTTTATTTGGAAGAAATTTGGTGAAATGGGTTATTTCGGATTAAATCAGCCAGAAGAATATGGAGGTTTAGGATTAGATCTTTTTTATACCGTAATTTTTTTAGAAGAATTACAAAAAGTAAACTCAGGAGGTTTTGCTGCTGCTATGTGGGCACATGCTTACTTGGCAATGACACATTTAAATAAAGAAGGAGATGCTCGTATAAAAAAAGATTATTTAACACCAAGTATTAACGGTGATAAAATTGGCTGTCTATGTATTTCAGAACCTTTTGGGGGAAGCGATGTTGCAGGAATGCGCACCACGGCTGTTAAAAAAGATGATACCTATGTAATTAACGGTTCAAAAACATTTATTACCAACGGAATATATTCAGATTATTTAGTGGTTGCTGCTAAAACAAATCTGCAGGAAAAACACAAAGGAATGAGTATCTTTATTGTTGATAGAAATACCCCAGGGGTTTCAGCAACTAAATTAGACAAACTAGGATGGAGAGCTTCCGATACCGCCGAAATTGCCTTTGACAATGTGGTAATTCCTGCTCAAAATTTAATGGGAGAACAAGGAAAAGGGTTTCCTTATATTATGCAACATTTCGCTTTAGAGCGTTTAATTATGGCAATTAATGCACATGCAAGAGCCGAATATGCGGTTGATTATGTCTTGCAATACATGAGCGAAAGAGAAGCTTTTGGTAAAACCCTAGACAAGTTTCAGGCCTTGCGTCATAAGGTGGCAGAAATGGCATCAAAAGTTGATATGTGTCGAGAATATAATTATTCGATTACAAAAAGACTCAACGATGGCGTTTACGTAGTAAAAGAGGCGAGTATGAGTAAAATGCTATCTACCAAAATGGCGGATGAAGTTATTTATGATGCCTTGCAATTATTGGGTGGTTATGGGTATATGGAAGAGTATCCGTTGGCACGTTTGTTACGAGATAGCCGTTTAGGTCCTATTGGTGGAGGAACTTCAGAAATTCTAAAAGAGATTATTGCTAAAATGATTATCGACAAAAAAGAGTATAAGCCAGCAACTTAA
- a CDS encoding helix-hairpin-helix domain-containing protein produces the protein MAFSSDKKITTTSIEIHAFQQKIDSLKTIALAVKKPKKYPFNPNYITDFKGSKLGMSLLEIDKLHAYRKQGKFVNSAIEFQKITNISDSLLSEISPYFKFPDWVLKGKKEVVKKRHTSNYSDFSAVNFSEKPVSKTEKRIVKININTASFKQILKIPYVNYQLCKKIIEYREEVAELQDISEIKNIAEFPIDKYDRIVLYLKAE, from the coding sequence ATGGCTTTTTCCTCGGATAAAAAAATAACTACAACTTCAATCGAAATTCATGCTTTTCAACAAAAAATAGACAGTTTAAAAACAATCGCTTTAGCAGTTAAAAAACCAAAAAAATACCCTTTTAATCCTAATTATATAACCGATTTTAAAGGAAGTAAATTAGGCATGAGTCTGTTAGAAATTGATAAATTACACGCCTACAGAAAACAAGGTAAATTTGTAAATTCAGCGATAGAATTTCAGAAAATAACCAATATTTCCGATAGTTTACTAAGTGAAATTTCGCCGTATTTTAAATTCCCAGACTGGGTACTAAAAGGCAAAAAAGAAGTAGTAAAAAAAAGACACACTTCAAATTATTCTGATTTTTCTGCTGTAAATTTTTCAGAAAAACCTGTATCAAAAACAGAAAAACGAATCGTTAAAATTAATATAAATACTGCTTCATTTAAACAAATATTAAAAATTCCTTATGTTAATTATCAACTTTGTAAAAAGATTATTGAATACAGAGAAGAAGTTGCAGAACTTCAAGATATATCAGAAATAAAAAATATCGCTGAATTTCCAATCGATAAATATGATAGAATAGTTTTATATTTGAAAGCAGAATAA